A stretch of the Hippoglossus hippoglossus isolate fHipHip1 chromosome 1, fHipHip1.pri, whole genome shotgun sequence genome encodes the following:
- the atp5pd gene encoding ATP synthase subunit d, mitochondrial yields the protein MAGRRVALKALDWVAFAERVPPNQRGMFNALKTRSDAIAAKLTSLPETAAVIDWSFYKGAVARAGMVDEFEKKFSALQIPEPVDTQTSTINAQEAESGKSASAYVEGSKARITQYEHELNKFKNMIPFDQMTIDDLNDTFPETKLDKAKHPYWPHKPISEL from the exons ATGGCAGGTCGTCGCGTAGCCCTCAAGGCCCTTGACTGGGTGGCTTTTGCCGAGCGGGTTCCACCCAACCAGAGGGGCATGTTCAATGCACTGAAGACTCGCAGTGATGCCATCGCTGCCAA ACTAACTTCCCTACCTGAGACTGCTGCAGTCATTGACTGGAGTTTCTACAAGGGCGCTGTGGCCAGAGCTGGGATGGTTGATGAGTTTGAGAAGAAG TTCAGTGCCCTTCAGATCCCAGAGCCTGTTGACACACAGACTAGTACCATCAACGCACAGGAGGCTGAGTCT GGCAAAAGTGCCTCCGCCTATGTGGAGGGATCGAAGGCCCGCATCACTCAGTATGAGCATGAG ttgaatAAGTTTAAGAACATGATCCCCTTCGATCAGATGACCATTGACGACCTCAATGACACCTTCCCTGAGACCAAGTTGGACAAGGCCAAACATCCCTACTGGCCCCACAAGCCCATTTCTGAACTGTAA